ACCTTTTTAGGAGCATATTTTTTATCAGTTTTACATAAACGTACAACgcaacaatttataataaatttgaagggAGTAGACTTGACAAGATCTGGAGAATCAACTtgtctagtacatatgtacatacataattaaaactaTAATCTTAAACCGATATCCCATAAATTGTGTGATTAAACGTATACGGTGGTTCGTAACtagcactacatatgtacatacgtatatgcagGTATTATACGAGCAGGTATTAATATTCTTGACATTCAATTAAATGCGACAAGACGACACAAGTACTATTATAACGTTTGAAAGTGCATTTCAGAAATGTTTAAGCGGCGGAGAGTTACTTCATTGGAGTGTCCGGAAGAGGAGATCCTCTGCGGCGATTGTAGCAATTCGAGCGATAACAGCCGGCTAAGACAATTAGATACGCCATTCGGTGGGGCTTATATCGGTTGAAATGGGGGCCACAGGGAAGGATGAAGGCCCCGGGGCCTTTTACCGGTAACGATACGACCGGAGCAAACTTCTGATTGCCCATCCGACTGTTTCTCATTAACGTACGACTTCCGTACGCAAAGCAAAACTTGCAATTTACTCTCGAAAAGTCTACATATCTTTATGTAGACCAActagacacacatacatatgtacataggtagcatTTGAAGTCGTTGATCTGTAATTTACTGGTTTGCGACATGAATTCGAGATCAAAATTAGACTTTGAATCGAATGCGGACAGGTCGAATTTCACTAGAGGAACGTACGGTTAGCTCTCGTTGGGTCAATTTGGGTGTAAATCTAATCGATTACAAATTAACGGTGGTCCAATAGGAttctgttacatatgtatgatactatatttcattttcagtgATTTGCTGAATTTTATAGGTGAGGgttcatattaataatatattagtggTTAAATAGCGCAAATATGACGCCATCCAACAATGATAGATATTTAACTTTGGTTTTAATTTTGcacataaaataaactattgtCAATTAATGATGATCATAAATCAAATAGTGACATCGAGTAAGTCAATGGATCTTTGTTGAAATCCCGAATCAATACAGGACAATGCGTACATAACTCtatgtttgttttattatacataaaatgttaaaattttcaagttttcaaattttattatatattgctattgttataattaattaaaaatttagtcAACATGTTCTCGAATATTAGTTTTAGATAAAAGTGAGATACTATCAACATATCAATATGTTcatatttgagccgttatatttatttgaaagtggtataaATCTAATTTtcgtcatttcgagaaatatttcgtaaaaaaatgaataaaatgttttgcgtttaataatatctaaaaacatagaagaggcttgtaaaaataatggtggTTTATTCAGCTTTTACGAGATTCTGgccatatcgaattaaaagaagtgatttgttaaataagtcaaacataaattgtgttcttggaattgaaaattggattccgccactttcaaatataacagctcatcatatatatataatttatatacatatgtatgtatagtcacAATACTGAATGTCGGTTTTCGGTCATTGTTTTACGTCTATTATATTCACGTGTTAATTCAAATGGAATAGTTAgtgtatattgaatataaactaatagtacacatgtatgtacatatgtatatcagtctTGCTTATTTATTACATCAATATGTTgcgaaattttattgaaaagtttCTCCAATCGATTAgtttacatacacaaatacatatatttattagaacaaatgatatgtacatacacacgtacttatatttattagaacaaatgatatgtacatacacacatacatatatttattagaacaaatgatatgtacatacaaacatatacatatattagaaaaaaataatatagaaaCGCGTTGcatcgttttaattaatattgaataatttataaatatatttatagtatataGTATAGTTTAgtatataaagttttatatCTGTATTCtttattgcaaattttattactagtattaattttatttccgtAATTTGACTAAAACTATGCACTCGCATATGTACAACTACGATTAATATAGCAATTCATTATTGAAagcttattttataatatttgaaaaagggTTGTGCTACATTGTTAGTGAAATTGAGTTGATGATAGGATTTTTTGCACGACATACCGTGGATCGAtatcaaaataattatgtataggtatattacaattatcataatatgtattttttcgttTCAGAATGGAGGCACGTTCAATATTCAGCCCCTCAAGAAATAGTCCAAACGACATAAGAAACTTAGTTAGTATTAATTATTTGCTTTAATAACACAcaaatgcatatattatatttcgattACATGTCTtgattttcgatataaattctATTGAGATATCATACCTCATAcgcatgtaaatatatcataaacattcgtattatgtatatttataactgGACGTAATTTGATGAGAATCGCTCAACGGTAGATTGCATCAGTTATAAATATAACCGTTGCGTTTGCCCAGAgtcgagtatatgtacatacatatgtatgaaagcaCATAGGTTCAATGTTCTGCCAAAATTATACGAgttcataaacataaatactgaCATGAGTACACATATAACTTACATGCgcacataaaataaacaattttaatatattacaggGTCCTATGTCGCCGAGAGAGCCACCAGCGTGCGTGCAAAACGCCATGGCGAAAGAAAAGAAACCCTTCACGTACACACCCGGAGGCTTGGATCTTTCAGAAATAAGATCCGAAAAAATGGCCAGGAGGCTGATGATTAACGCGATGAGTCCTGGAGTTCAGGAAAAGCCTAAACCACCCTCTTTCACCCCAACATCGGAGACTCCACCGGCTGTGAAACCCGCTTTGCACTATTTCAATATGCCCGTGGCCGTTTTTCCCTGCATTCAAATCCCGGCCAATCCCAAAGAGCTACTCAGGAGGACCAGTGGACCGTACAATCGATCCGAGTCGGTGGAAATGCGCGAATTCAGTCCACAAAAGCAGACCGAGAAGAAGGTTAACGGTTTCGCGACACCAGAAAGGAACACAAGTGGCAAGTGTGAAAAAGTGATAGTTCCACCGCCTAGTCAAGCGGAAAATGTAGTGAGCGAAACAAGTGAGAAAGTCGATAAAACTGTAGAACCAATAATCGAAGAAGTTCAAACAAAGATGAACGAACTGGAAAACGTTAGACGAGAGACTCCAAGAATATCCCCGCAAATtgtattagaaaataaaaatgaaccaaTCGAAGAAAAATCCATTGAAATTGAATCAACAGTGAATAAACTGGATGAACAAGAACAAGAAGAAGTTGAGCAAGAGAAAGTAGAAGAAGAAATAgaagaagaggaagaagaagaagaagacgaagaagaagacgaagaagaagaagaagacgaagaagaAGTATTTGAACAAGTAAAATTTTTAGATGATAAATTAGACGGCGATGACCCAAACATTAAAGTCGAATCAAATCTTAGCACGGTGTGTGCAAAAGGAAATGACACCCAAGATGAAGTAATAGTAACTGAAATTGTCGACGAAAAAAGTAAAGGTGTCAATGAATTCGTTGGTAAAGAATGTATTAAAGATATAGTTAGAGAAAAAGAAATTACTCAAGAAGAGAGCGTCAAAGTTGAAAAACCAATAAGCTTCATACCTGTATTTAAAGAAGAACGTTCTCCAAGCCCTTTCCGTAAAAGTATGGAAATAATTAAAGGTTTGACCGATGATCTCGACAAGTTGCCAAGTTTAGATATATGTCCCAAAAGGTTTTCCTTCCTACGTGACAGTCCTTCTTTTGATGGCCAAAAGACAGAAGACGAAGAAGAGGATCCATTTAGAATATTGACGGGTATTCCACCTAAAATTTCACTTATAGATCGGGTCGATGTGAAAAAGAAAGAAGAAATAGTagaaccaattaaaattgaaattcaaccACCAGTTTGGACTAGCGTCGTGAATGAAACACATAAAATAGACCAACAGAAAGAAGAGAAGAAAACCTTTGAACCCACTTGGAAGAAGGTCAATATTTTGAAAGAAGACTTCAGAGCGCCTTCACCTTTCAAAGCATCGGACGCAGATGGTTTTTGGAAAAAAGATTTATGGAATGAACCAGCAAGACAAGACTCAGTGTCTCCAATTCCATCATTTTTAAAAGATGACCCTGAGCCGGCATGGAAGAAGGAACTTCGCGATATCGCAATACAAAAGGCAGAAAACAAAGATGACGTCGAATTTAAGGCTAACGAAGAACCACCCTGGAGGAGAGAATTGCGAGAACTGTCACAGGCCAGAGGAGCTAAATCGTTGCCtattaaagaaataaatttgGAAGAAGTAATAGAACCACCGTGGAAGCTCAACGTCAATCAATACAGACCATCGAACGtccaggaaaaaacaaaatcatCTCCGTCACCTACGTGGAGTCAAACTTTACGTCCAAAATCATGGAAGGAGAGAACTGCAGACTTAGCTACAGAGAGACCAGTTCACGTTCCAGAATGGAAAAGACCACAGTCACCAAAGACTACCACTGAAAATAATTACACAAAGAGTCCGATGGACCGTTTAAGCACATTAGCCACT
The nucleotide sequence above comes from Arctopsyche grandis isolate Sample6627 chromosome 4, ASM5162203v2, whole genome shotgun sequence. Encoded proteins:
- the LOC143910629 gene encoding uncharacterized protein LOC143910629; its protein translation is MEARSIFSPSRNSPNDIRNLGPMSPREPPACVQNAMAKEKKPFTYTPGGLDLSEIRSEKMARRLMINAMSPGVQEKPKPPSFTPTSETPPAVKPALHYFNMPVAVFPCIQIPANPKELLRRTSGPYNRSESVEMREFSPQKQTEKKVNGFATPERNTSGKCEKVIVPPPSQAENVVSETSEKVDKTVEPIIEEVQTKMNELENVRRETPRISPQIVLENKNEPIEEKSIEIESTVNKLDEQEQEEVEQEKVEEEIEEEEEEEEDEEEDEEEEEDEEEVFEQVKFLDDKLDGDDPNIKVESNLSTVCAKGNDTQDEVIVTEIVDEKSKGVNEFVGKECIKDIVREKEITQEESVKVEKPISFIPVFKEERSPSPFRKSMEIIKGLTDDLDKLPSLDICPKRFSFLRDSPSFDGQKTEDEEEDPFRILTGIPPKISLIDRVDVKKKEEIVEPIKIEIQPPVWTSVVNETHKIDQQKEEKKTFEPTWKKVNILKEDFRAPSPFKASDADGFWKKDLWNEPARQDSVSPIPSFLKDDPEPAWKKELRDIAIQKAENKDDVEFKANEEPPWRRELRELSQARGAKSLPIKEINLEEVIEPPWKLNVNQYRPSNVQEKTKSSPSPTWSQTLRPKSWKERTADLATERPVHVPEWKRPQSPKTTTENNYTKSPMDRLSTLATKTPEITVEVVNQPPYKSVTLPSNGYVYPWESSSDSSAAFSPEPRTPTPQSRNSPFTHGSQNSMYSYASTVPREYGTLSFQPRRPAMRSCPIQSRSFKYLQLLTGTDDSYEDDEPFIPQPAQHALPRPENL